The Coprobacillus cateniformis DNA window CAAATTCTTCACGTGTTTGTGGTAATTCATCGTGTTGATAATGTTTTTTTAAAATAGATAACTCCTCTTTTAAGCCTTCAACATCATTATTCTCATGATATTCAAAAGACATCTTATTTATAAAATCAGACATATCTAAAGCTTGATTCCCCACAAAATCAATACGAACAATGAAATCATATATATCTTTAAGGACATTAATTTGTTCTTTCCTCATTAATAAATATTGAAGTTCATATTTTGTATCATTTAACAATCGATTATTCACTTCAGCGTAAGTTTGTTTCGTCATCCTTTCAACCAATTCAAGAACATTTTCAAATTCATCAAATAAACTTCCTTGTTTTTGCTCCTTTAATAAACAAGTTGACATTCTGACTAACAATTCCTTTATGTTTTGATCTAATTCAAATAATGATTGTTCAATCTTTGTCCTTTGAGAAGGCATATATAGATTAATCAAAACACCTATAAGTAGTCCAATCATAAAAATTCCAAATTCGTTTTGAATCCAAAACAAATTCATAGATTCTTCAATTAAATAATGTGTTGCAATAACAGCATTCATAGCAATTCCATCCTCTAAATGTCCTAAAAAAGAAAGACCAATAAATATGAATAGAAAAATCGCAAAACTCATTGCACTATAACCAAAAATCAAAAAAACAACATAGGCACATATGAATGCCAGAAAAAAAGATAAAACTCTTTTTAAACAGATTTGAAATGTCTCTTTACGTGTATTTTGAATTGTTAACAAACCTACAATTCCAGCACTTGCTGTGTATTGCAATCCAAAACATTGTGCAATAGTCATTGCCAAAAAGAACGCCAATGCCATTTTTATAACTTGTAATTGTTTCACTCAACCAACTCCTCTTTATTAATAAAAGTTTGACAAAATAACTGAACAACTTGTTCCTGTTGTGCTTGAGCTGTTATTGTTGCAACTCCATCTCCAGATTGTTCACCATAATTCCCATAATAAGCATGATTACCCCCTTCAATAGTAAATTCTATTGTATTTTGTGGAAGATTTGGAAAATAATTTTGATATTTACCCATATTTAAAACTTGATCCTCAGTCCCATAAAAACTCAAGACCTGCAAAGATGTTTCCGATAAATCTTGAGTAGAATAAGCCCCTAATAAAACCAAGCCTTTCAAATTATTTTCATGATTAAAAGCATAATTTGCTGCCATTGCTCCACCTAAAGAATGCCCCATCATATACCAATTCTTAATATTTGGAAAAGCTGCAATAATCTTATCTGCAGCATTGCTATCAAATATAGCCAATCGAAATGGCATTTTGACTAAAGCGCACATATATCCTTGCTGTGAAAACTTTTGCATTAAATTTGTATATGCCAACTCATCCACTTTTGCTCCAGCATAAAAAATAATGCCACCTTTATTCTCGCCCTTTGGTTGGAAAATATAACTGCTTATATTGTCTTGATAAGACATTTCCTGTGTATTTTGTATATAACTTGCTGGTAAAGCCTCAGCATGATAATAATCATTAACGTATATAAGAAAGACTGTTACCAAGACAACAATTCCACCTGCAATGACAATACATATTTTCTTGATTCTTGATTTCACTTTTTTGCTCCTCTTTTATTGAATTATAAAATAAGTATAGCATAAACATCCTAAAACATCACTTAATCAACTTTACTAATTTTTTGAAAATGATAAAATAGAAACAGAAAGTATAGGTGATTATATGGAACAAACATCGCTTTTTCAAAATCAAAGCCAAGAACCTTTAGCCAGTCGTTTGAGACCACAAACATTATCAGATTATGTGGGACAAAAACATCTTATTGGACAAGGAAAAATATTATGGCAGTTAATAGAGCACGACCAAATTTCCTCTATGATTTTTTGGGGTCCACCCGGAGTGGGAAAAACGACATTAGCAAGAATCATTGCCAATTGTACGCAATCTGAATTCATTGACTTTAGTGCCGTCACAAGTGGCATTAAAGATATCAAGGCAGTTATGAAACAAGCACAAGAAAAACAAATGATGGGCATAAGAACAATTGTTTTCGTAGATGAAATTCATCGTTTCAACAAAGCGCAACAAGATGCCTTTCTTCCTTATGTTGAACGTGGAAGCATTATTCTCATAGGCGCAACCACAGAAAATCCTTCTTTTGAAATCAACTCTGCCCTATTATCGCGATGTAAAGTCTTTGTTTTACATGGTCTTGAAATTGAAGATATCTTAGATTTATTAAAGCATGCCTTATCGAGTGAACAGGGATTCGGTAATGAAAACATTGAAATTGAAGAAAATGGTTTATACATGATTGCATCTTTTTCTAATGGTGATGCTAGAATGGCATTAAACACTTTAGAAATGGCTGTTTTGAATGGAGAACAACAAGAAAATAAAATCGTCATTTCTCAAAAAATCATTGAAGAATGTACCAACCGCAAATCCTTTCTCTATGATAAAAAAGGCGAAGAACATTACAATATCATTTCAGCACTACATAAGTCTATGCGTAATAGCGATGTTGATGCTGCTATATATTGGTTAGCCAGAATGTTAGAGGCAGGCGAAGATCCTTTATATATTGCAAGACGTTTGGTAAGATTTGCAAGTGAAGATATTGGGATGGCAGATAGTCGTGCCCTAGAAATTGCTATTGCTGGTTATCAGGCGTGTCATTTTCTTGGCGTTCCTGAATGCAATGTGCATCTTACACATGTTGTTACATATCTTTCATTATCTGTAAAGTCAAATGCATTATATATGGCTTATGAATCTGCAAAAAAAGATGCTTTAGACACTTTAGGTGAACCTGTTCCTTTACAAATTCGCAACGCTCCAACAAAATTAATGAAAGAGCTTCATTATGGTGAAGGATATCAATATGCTCATGATTATGAAGATAAAATTACATCTATGACATGTCTTCCAGACAAGATTGCTGACCATCATTATTATCATCCTACAATGCAAGGCAGCGAAGCTAAAGTTGCTGCTCGTTTACAAACAATTCAAAATTTACGCAATAAACATAAAAACAGAAATGAATAGAATTATCTCCTCATACTCTTAACTATTCTATTATCTACTACAAAAAAACTCTGAGAAGGGAATAAATGAATCAGTTTTCATCTCTTCAAAGAGTTTTTTTATATACAAAGTTTTTCAAAGTATCTCACTGTACAATCTTTCAAATTTCAAAAAATCCTATCACTTTATTTGAAATTATTTAATCCTCCATAGCTTCCATTTTTGTCTGATGAATGGTTCCATGAGGGTGATGGGGAGGAGCATAAACAGTTGATAATTTAAGTGGGCAATTCCCAATGTTTATAATATTATGCCATATTCCAGCTGGAACAAAAACCGCATCACCAACACATAACTCCCATTGTTCATTTAAACAATCCTTTGAATCTCCCATTTGTGCTAAAGCATATCCTTCTTCAACACGAATAAATTGATCAGTATCCTCATGTCTTTCAATTCCTATATCATCACACAGAGGAATACACATTAAAGTCATTTGTAAATTCTGACCTGTCCAAATTGTTGTACGATAATAACTGTTATATTCAGCTGCCCTTATGACATTCGTTGCAAAAGGATATGGTCCAAAATCTGTTGATGTATGACATTGACAATTTTGATAAGAATCCATTTTTCTTTCATCATTCTCCTTTTATAAGTTTGATATCTTTTTAGATACCTATTCTATCTTATGAAAGAAGATCACTTCACAGTTATATAATTTGTACCTATTCTCAGAACAAGCAATTATTTTATCAATGTAAGAATATCCTCAACAATCAGATTTGCATCTAATCGATTTTCAAGCAATAATTCATATGGATCATAACGATCATAAAACTTCTTTTTTAAACCATAATTTTTAACTTTCATATTTGTTGGACCGTAGTATGAAGCTACTTTTTGTCCATATCCACCCTCAATAATTCCATCCTCTAATGTTATAACAAGAGAATGACTCATCTTTAATTCATCTAATAAGTCAATATCTAATCCGTGAATAAAAACAGGATTAATCAATGTTCCATAAATATCATGCTGTTTTAAAAGATCTATCACCTGTTCACCAATGAAAAAGAAATCTCCAACAGCAATAATAGCAATATCTTGACCTTTTTTAACAACTTTAGATCTCAAAATTTTATAATTGGTTGTATCAGCAACTCCTTTTGAAATGACTTCCATATGAGGAACCTTAATGGCAATAGAATGGTCATTTTGTTCAATAGCATAATCTAACATTGCAAAGTATTCTTCTTTATTTGTGGGAGCTAAATAAGTTAAATTTGGAATGTTAGATAATAATGGAATATCAAAGAAACCTATATGTGTTTCATCATTCATACCAAAAACCGATCCCCAGAAAACAAGCAGAACTGCTGGATTGTTGTTAATACATAAATCTTGAGAAATTTGATCATATGTTCTTTGAATAAATGTACTAAAAACACCATATACTGGCTTTCCTCCATTTTTAGCAATTCCTGAAGCGAAAGCAACAGCATGCTCTTCAGCAATACCAACATCAACAAATTGCTGACCAGCAATCTTTCTGTTATTTTCATTCATTCCAATTGCAACTGGTGTTGCTGATGTAATTGCCACAACTCTTGAATCATCTTTCATTTTTTTGAGGAGATATTTGCCAGTGAGATCATTATAATTTTCTTTAGTTTCATTAGATAAATATTCTCCTGTTTCAATATCAAAAGGTCCACCAGCATGAAATTTTTCTTTATTCTTTTCAGCATAATGATACCCTTTTCCCTTGATTGTATGTACATGAATAACAACTGGATAATGACTATCTTTCACTTGACGAAAAATGTTAACCATTGCCTCTACATTGTGTCCATCCTCAACATAATAATAATCAAATCCTAATGCCTTAAATAAATTGTTTTCACTCTTTCCCTTGCTTCTTCTCAATTCTTGTAAATTCCTATAATATCCACCATAATTCTCAGCAATAGACATTTCATTATCATTAATAACAACTATCATATTACTCCCTTGTTCAACGACATTGTTCAACCCTTCATAAGCTTCTCCTCCACTTAATGAGCCATCACCAATAACTGCAATAATATTTTCATGATCACCTTTGAGATCTCTTGCTTTTGCTAATCCACAAGCCAAAGAAATAGAAGTTGATGTATGTCCTATATTAAAAAAATCATGTTCACTTTCTAACGGATTTGTAAATCCAGATA harbors:
- a CDS encoding cupin domain-containing protein produces the protein MDSYQNCQCHTSTDFGPYPFATNVIRAAEYNSYYRTTIWTGQNLQMTLMCIPLCDDIGIERHEDTDQFIRVEEGYALAQMGDSKDCLNEQWELCVGDAVFVPAGIWHNIINIGNCPLKLSTVYAPPHHPHGTIHQTKMEAMED
- a CDS encoding alpha/beta fold hydrolase yields the protein MKSRIKKICIVIAGGIVVLVTVFLIYVNDYYHAEALPASYIQNTQEMSYQDNISSYIFQPKGENKGGIIFYAGAKVDELAYTNLMQKFSQQGYMCALVKMPFRLAIFDSNAADKIIAAFPNIKNWYMMGHSLGGAMAANYAFNHENNLKGLVLLGAYSTQDLSETSLQVLSFYGTEDQVLNMGKYQNYFPNLPQNTIEFTIEGGNHAYYGNYGEQSGDGVATITAQAQQEQVVQLFCQTFINKEELVE
- a CDS encoding 1-deoxy-D-xylulose-5-phosphate synthase, which encodes MYLETINNSKDLKYLSLEQLNILSAEVRKALLHKLSQHGGHSGPNLGMVEMTIALHYVFDSPKDKIVFDVSHQSYVHKMLTGRKDAFLNKAQYDDVSGFTNPLESEHDFFNIGHTSTSISLACGLAKARDLKGDHENIIAVIGDGSLSGGEAYEGLNNVVEQGSNMIVVINDNEMSIAENYGGYYRNLQELRRSKGKSENNLFKALGFDYYYVEDGHNVEAMVNIFRQVKDSHYPVVIHVHTIKGKGYHYAEKNKEKFHAGGPFDIETGEYLSNETKENYNDLTGKYLLKKMKDDSRVVAITSATPVAIGMNENNRKIAGQQFVDVGIAEEHAVAFASGIAKNGGKPVYGVFSTFIQRTYDQISQDLCINNNPAVLLVFWGSVFGMNDETHIGFFDIPLLSNIPNLTYLAPTNKEEYFAMLDYAIEQNDHSIAIKVPHMEVISKGVADTTNYKILRSKVVKKGQDIAIIAVGDFFFIGEQVIDLLKQHDIYGTLINPVFIHGLDIDLLDELKMSHSLVITLEDGIIEGGYGQKVASYYGPTNMKVKNYGLKKKFYDRYDPYELLLENRLDANLIVEDILTLIK
- a CDS encoding replication-associated recombination protein A, which gives rise to MEQTSLFQNQSQEPLASRLRPQTLSDYVGQKHLIGQGKILWQLIEHDQISSMIFWGPPGVGKTTLARIIANCTQSEFIDFSAVTSGIKDIKAVMKQAQEKQMMGIRTIVFVDEIHRFNKAQQDAFLPYVERGSIILIGATTENPSFEINSALLSRCKVFVLHGLEIEDILDLLKHALSSEQGFGNENIEIEENGLYMIASFSNGDARMALNTLEMAVLNGEQQENKIVISQKIIEECTNRKSFLYDKKGEEHYNIISALHKSMRNSDVDAAIYWLARMLEAGEDPLYIARRLVRFASEDIGMADSRALEIAIAGYQACHFLGVPECNVHLTHVVTYLSLSVKSNALYMAYESAKKDALDTLGEPVPLQIRNAPTKLMKELHYGEGYQYAHDYEDKITSMTCLPDKIADHHYYHPTMQGSEAKVAARLQTIQNLRNKHKNRNE
- a CDS encoding aromatic acid exporter family protein; translated protein: MKQLQVIKMALAFFLAMTIAQCFGLQYTASAGIVGLLTIQNTRKETFQICLKRVLSFFLAFICAYVVFLIFGYSAMSFAIFLFIFIGLSFLGHLEDGIAMNAVIATHYLIEESMNLFWIQNEFGIFMIGLLIGVLINLYMPSQRTKIEQSLFELDQNIKELLVRMSTCLLKEQKQGSLFDEFENVLELVERMTKQTYAEVNNRLLNDTKYELQYLLMRKEQINVLKDIYDFIVRIDFVGNQALDMSDFINKMSFEYHENNDVEGLKEELSILKKHYQHDELPQTREEFENRAMLYTILCYLEKFLDLKSNFCGKGAYCMHSVS